One window of the Raphanus sativus cultivar WK10039 unplaced genomic scaffold, ASM80110v3 Scaffold2629, whole genome shotgun sequence genome contains the following:
- the LOC130505838 gene encoding small ubiquitin-related modifier 1-like, which yields MSAAQEDDKKPGDEGEAQIILKVKAQDRFEASFRMKRSAQLIKLMNASCERFCVDFNSFVFFFDGCRLLAGQTPDDLDMKDGDEIEAVLNLRGGP from the exons ATGTCTGCTGCTCAAGAAGATGACAAGAAGCCTGGAGACGAAGGAGAAGCTCAAATCATTCTCAAAGTCAAAGCTCAG GATAGATTTGAAGCATCCTTTAGGATGAAGAGAAGCGCTCAGCTGATTAAGCTGATGAACGCTTCCTGCGAGCGCTTTTGTGTGGATTTCAACTCAttcgttttcttttttgatGGTTGTCGTCTCCTTGCTGGACAGACTCCAGATGAt CTTGATATGAAAGATGGAGATGAGATCGAGGCAGTGCTCAATCTCAGAGGTGGACCCTAA
- the LOC130505837 gene encoding putative F-box protein At5g55150 codes for MAVSSYSSSLSWSDLLPELIEYVFHSLNDAKDILSCATVCSSWRYSSSSVYSRKFVPFLFVSHPSSADEEAQSSDGFRIISPENIIFSGNDQRWICGSTGEYLLTVNVSFPFEVNLQDPFTNNVVSLPPLASFDDIQRLLQFQAISGALTLIKNFIKKAASSTSLLDPDWVVLIIYDSDGGKLAFCRRGDKQWTGLESDHVDDIVFCSGVFFAMDRTGRIYQCELSPSDPKAVPICTASPFRYDPCKKYFAESDYNKLWVVLQKLDLSDDYDFSTYFEIYEFNSETQEWTMVRSLRGRALFLSPRGRCIAVSAGETGSRGFIKDNSVYFIDGSLSVFEWESKQIKKVCESRFCNYMFWVTPADVFQKK; via the coding sequence atGGCTGTATCATCCTATTCATCTTCGTTGTCCTGGTCGGACTTACTCCCGGAGCTTATAGAATATGTATTCCACAGCTTAAACGATGCTAAAGACATCCTTAGTTGTGCCACCGTCTGCTCTTCTTGGAGATATTCTTCTTCCTCCGTGTACAGTCGCAAGTTTGTTCCATTTCTCTTCGTTTCCCATCCCTCCTCTGCCGATGAAGAAGCTCAATCCTCTGATGGATTTAGAATCATATCTCcggaaaatatcattttctccGGTAATGATCAGAGATGGATTTGCGGAAGCACAGGAGAGTATCTGTTAACCGTCAATGTTTCTTTCCCGTTTGAAGTAAACTTACAGGACCCGTTTACCAACAACGTAGTTTCCCTACCACCATTAGCATCTTTCGATGACATTCAGCGGTTGCTTCAGTTCCAAGCCATCTCTGGAGCCCTAACCCTAATAAAGAACTTTATAAAGAAAGCAGCCTCTTCGACAAGTTTACTAGACCCTGATTGGGTTGTGCTCATAATCTACGACTCCGATGGAGGAAAACTAGCCTTCTGCAGACGCGGAGATAAACAATGGACGGGTTTGGAGTCTGATCACGTTGATGACATTGTGTTCTGTAGTGGCGTTTTCTTTGCCATGGACAGAACTGGAAGGATATATCAGTGCGAACTTAGCCCTAGCGATCCAAAAGCTGTCCCTATATGCACCGCCTCGCCGTTTCGATACGACCCTTGCAAGAAATACTTTGCAGAGTCGGATTACAACAAACTGTGGGTGGTTCTACAGAAGCTAGACCTTAGCGACGATTATGACTTCTCAACGTATTTCGAGATTTACGAGTTCAACTCAGAGACGCAGGAGTGGACTATGGTGAGAAGCTTGAGAGGAAGAGCTTTGTTCTTGAGCCCTCGAGGTAGATGTATAGCTGTTTCAGCAGGTGAAACAGGATCTAGAGGGTTCATCAAGGACAACTCCGTTTACTTCATCGATGGAAGTCTAAGCGTTTTTGAATGGGAGAGTAAGCAAATCAAGAAGGTTTGCGAGTCGAGATTTTGTAATTATATGTTTTGGGTCACACCTGCagatgtttttcaaaaaaagtga